From one Mobula hypostoma chromosome 28, sMobHyp1.1, whole genome shotgun sequence genomic stretch:
- the LOC134338961 gene encoding probable G-protein coupled receptor 139: MLVFLSIPIVNVLAIVIPSRGKYGLSKEVTRYLMAMAAADLLVVFLDLVLRHILLVYREASNSLRNIPVCNVHAALRYAANDCSVWFTVMFTFDRFVAIRCQNLKAKYCTERTAAVVLGTVAALSCLKNVFWYFLLSGIYWMFNVPWFFQLSSAAMISVAWTVVDFGSYILTPVIPFVVILLLNVLTIRHVLVTSRARRRLRGRNSGDSSKDSEMENRRKSIILLLVVSANFIVLWMLFAVQTLWMRLLYFSAAFPPMTMRELGYMLQLLSCCTNTALYALTQRKLREQMREVVKFPFTHIVRETIQNEELRNRRCPPS; encoded by the coding sequence ATGCTTGTGTTTCTTTCAATCCCAATAGTGAACGTGCTGGCGATTGTGATCCCGTCCCGGGGAAAGTACGGGCTTTCTAAAGAAGTCACTCGTTATCTGATGGCCATGGCAGCAGCCGATCTCCTCGTTGTTTTCTTAGACCTGGTGTTGAGGCATATTCTGTTAGTTTATAGGGAAGCCTCTAATTCCCTGAGGAACATCCCCGTGTGTAATGTCCACGCCGCTCTACGTTACGCGGCCAACGACTGTTCCGTCTGGTTCACCGTCATGTTCACCTTTGACCGATTTGTGGCTATTCGCTGCCAGAATCTGAAAGCTAAATACTGCACCGAGAGAACGGCGGCTGTGGTTCTGGGGACTGTGGCCGCGCTGAGCTGTTTAAAGAACGTTTTCTGGTATTTTTTGCTCTCAGGAATATATTGGATGTTTAACGTCCCTTGGTTTTTCCAATTAAGTTCTGCTGCCATGATCTCAGTGGCCTGGACCGTAGTCGATTTCGGCAGCTACATCCTGACGCCTGTGATCCCGTTTGTGGTCATTCTGCTGCTCAATGTTTTGACCATCAGACACGTGTTAGTGACGAGCAGAGCCCGGAGGAGACTCCGGGGTCGCAACAGTGGGGATAGTTCCAAGGACTCGGAAATGGAGAACCGAAGGAAGTCGATAATTTTACTTTTGGTCGTGTCGGCGAATTTCATCGTGTTGTGGATGCTTTTTGCTGTGCAAACTTTGTGGATGCGTTTGCTTTATTTCAGTGCTGCGTTCCCTCCTAtgaccatgagggagctgggctACATGCTGCAGCTCCTGAGCTGCTGCACAAACACGGCTCTTTACGCCTTGACCCAGAGGAAGCTCCGGGAGCAGATGCGGGAGGTGGTGAAATTTCCATTCACTCACATTGTGAGAGAAACTATTCAGAATGAAGAGCTAAGAAACCGGCGCTGCCCACCTAGTTGA